Genomic segment of Glandiceps talaboti chromosome 17, keGlaTala1.1, whole genome shotgun sequence:
aactaaaactattgttgtttatATACtgtggaaatcaagctatagtcAAAATAAGAAAGACCACATTATTAAAACGAAGGCTAGGGAAGTTCCTATAGTTAAGCATATGTTACTCACGTTTATAATAAAGACACATTGAATACAAAGACTGCATCAGTTATGTAGTATGTCCGAAACACAGCAAAACTATATCTTTTCAAGCTTTGTTTCCAGACCGAGAACGGTTGGGTCACTAATTATTGTATGGAACACCGTTCTCCCCAAACGGCGAGAATATGAAAGACACATGCACTGCGCGACACATTCACATGTCTATAAAAGACCCATTTCTATAGTATTTGCTGAAACAGTATGTAAGGAAGCCTTCATCGTCGGGAGCGAGGTCAACAGCCCACAACGTTATCCCTTGTACCTTACCCAACTGCTTCCATTTCACACCTGTGAGagccactcctctcctcacaccacaattAACTATTAGTTcattacatggttgtcagcagcaatttgataTAGGCCGATATCATTGTACCTAATCCTAACCCCAGCCCTAGAACCCTTatcctaaccttaaccctaaccctaacccgaaTGACAGCAATGGGATTTGAAAtaggtggcagcgatgggatgacaAAAAACCCCGATATAATGCAATTTTAGGCAacacaatgagtcaaagtaaaatgtgaccaccagctaatttcattttctaaaatatggccctccccgagagccgatttgtaaaaagtgacccccccccattCCCCCAACCCTattgtaaatactgaagactccctaagGTAGATTTTTCTCGAATACCTAAAGAAGTTttgggtcagcagtgaaaaactaggtggggtcggctAACCGGAACAAACTGTTTTAGGCCTTATACgtacacaacattttttttctttttttttatatgtgacCGTGATTTTAAGTTTGTTGTTCAGTAAGTTCTCTTACCAGGGGTTTTGTACGGTTCATTATTGATACTATGTAGTTTAATATGGAATACAGGCCGTACACAGACCcgttcatatgtatatatatatatatatatatatatatatatatatatatatatatatatatatatatatatatatatatgtgtgtgtgtgtgtgtgtgtgtgtgtgtgtgtgtgtgtgtgtatatatatatataaatacatatgtatatatatatatatatatatatatatatatatatatatatatatatatatatatatatatatatatatatatatataactcggtgaatatcaatctgctaagacagtgctctataccgcagtggcagagcacCAGAAGATATGGAACCCTAcattggatatatatatatatatatatatatatatatatatatatatatatatatatatatatatatatatatatatatatatatatatatatccaaatgCAGGGTTCCATATCTTCTGATGTAAagtgctattttaccttcgttattttgcctccttggtacatgtttacattttttagcctgatcgcctcctctacgatcaggctaaaaaatgtaaacatgtaccaaggtcaattcaggcaaaataacgaaggtaaaatagcaatgaacgattagccgacatctacatcggattttaattagattgattctattttcctatcacgtgactgattctagcgaatcatggcacagcattatcactaggtatattataaatatatatatatatatatatatatatatatatatatatatatatatataattcatgcATTTTATCGTATTTTCAATTACACACATATGTCGTGTTTGCTTGAGAGCgttcatttttatttacttacttacttaatttatttatttattcattcatttacttaCTTATcaagttcattcattcattctttcattcattcattcactcactcactcacccattcattcattcatccatttatttcgttcgttcgttcgttcgtttgattgtttgtttgtaacatggttcCTGAACATCCTGTGCCTATCACTTGCCTATACACGAACAGCGCGGCATCACCTTCATAATTACGTAAAAGTTCACAGGTCATGCCATTTACGTCTGTGCGTAACTTGTCTCAATATGGCGTCTGGTTCATGTGGTTGGCCAGGGTTCACAGTCGATGGATTCTTCTTTCCTGAAGCACAATATGACATAAACGCTGTCAAAGGTCGATACATCGATCGTTGGGACATACgagatgatgacgtcatcatcgcAACGTTCACGAAATCTGGAACGCTTTGGATGCACGCCATCCTGAGAGAGATGTACGAAGACCTGAATTGGCAAGTACCCGAGACGAAGAAAGCTGTTCGTCTTGATCAATTGTACGAACACACCGACGATAAATCAAATTTGTACAGTGTTCACAAGAGAGCTGTCCAGACAACACTTCATACGATATCTTCACCAAGGTTATTCACCTGTCATCTCCCTCCTCAGCTTTTCCATACAGCATGGAAGGATGGAACTACAAGATGTAAAGTCATTTGCGTGACCAGAAACCCGAAAGACGTGTGCGTCTCCTTCTATCACCATGTATGGTCAATGCCCTCTGTGACACATATGGATTTAACATGGGATGGGTGGGTCAATGCCTTTGTGGACGGCAAAGTGACGACTGGTCCGTGGCCAGATTTTGTGTTGTCGTGGCAACAGTATGGTCTAGAAGATAACGTGTTGCACATATGCTATGAAGACATGAAGAAAGATCTGAAGACCGAGTTACGCAAAATCGTGGAGTTTCTAGGTCAACCGAGGTCAGACGGTGAAATTGAAAGAGTTATAGCCAACACCACTTTTGATGCACTGAAGAATAAAACGGATGACAACTGTAATGGCAGTCAGGGATGAAACAACCTATCGTCAAGATGGTAATTACTATCGCAAAGGGAAAACTGGTGCCTGGAAACACAATTTCACAGTCGCACAGAACGAACTCTTCgatttgaaaataacaaaagaagCAGAAAAACGAGGTCTTAAGATGGAGTATGTACTATAAACGCTCATGGTTAAGGTATATGGCCCATAGATATACgcttagtcttgctgctagacgttcgggcttgtgagtgagggcttgcccgagggtgttccatcctcgatagcgatgttcgggcgtgtgtcgtattctatcggaagaacatccgaggtctagcagatagactaatatACGCTATCCTACCTATACAACATTGCAGATGGAAGTATTTAGACTTTAACAAATACAATAGATGGTGTATCGGGAATGTAAAGGCTACTACTGTTGCTATATGGCAAACAAATACTACAGCTGACAAATATTATTTATGGAATATAAACCTTATAATAGCTATGATATTCAGGAGTttaaattagatattattccccaatatttttcttcgttcagccaacgATAATCCAGTGACCTAAgggagtgtacagttttaacttccaggggggggggcccggaggattttcagggggggccaccaatttttctcaagaaaaattagggggggctaaacaaaaatttcactatttgttagggggggggggccacAAAAAAACCCCTAAACCTGAATGTCAGGATGGACAAGtgccagatatgtatataaaataaaatataggcaaaacccaacacttgactgtgcacaatgtcctacagaagtagcatttaacatggattgatgataaaacagtgcacaaacctattaaatcacaatatttgtattcagtgaaacaaaaattgaccggcgactctgccacttctcaaggtaactttcccatgaaattctgtaggacttgtttcatcacaatcactgtctgagatatcagccgtgcttgaagtttcagagttatcagaaaaacaatcatcactgtctataacacctattatagcattttcactttcagagtcactactatttgtatcactgatgtctgtagttgtagtttgaagTTCATTTGCAGTCACTTTTCTTGACCTAAATTCAGGTGTTCCAAGTATGTGCGTTGatattatgtctactttttctcctttttaattttctatattttggcaatttatgcTTGTCTAGATATTTATCTGGCTCTTTTACGTTCAGTTTTTCTAGAGTTCCACTTATGAATAACtgcaaccagtcatagtcattataattcttgttttctcttttcttctgtaCCTCTAACCGATGTCTGGATCTAATGTTTTTCATCCTCTCCAAATTTCTCAAatgttcaatgtagtttttaacactgttcacactgacaatatatttctcagCAAAACGAGAAATAGCAGCTTCATCAtttaatgtattcataacaagccatgcattcataaaaatattattcaaccctttgaagtgatacatgtactgccccccccccctcagcgcatcagtttactaaagtctcttgaaatatagtccagaagtgttttatattttgcgtagagataatatgaatactataatataggaagggtcttaatatgtatttcaatcttaaataacatgttttccatttgcactgcaattaaaaatgtttctaaaatgtgtaatttatgaagtgtttaaattaataataaatgattgtgtgaccaaccactgcaaattaatcctaaaatttgaatatgttcacatggaaaaaagtttcctcatggtgcaattttgcactattttttccaaaactgtgataaataagtaatatatatatatatatttacttgttcatttatttgctaatttatttatgtcagtgatgggctaaaaatccaagaaaaagtgtagccagaccagtagtctattctgtcacccctcagttgtaagtagacatcctgtcagccaatttaacttataatagtctttatttgtgattttatgagtgtccatgattcaacaactttgtgcactggttcaattctgaagtaagtataaatatggaataagttaatacatgtagcaactgctggcaaatctatgtgttgctgtatctgtgtttcatctgtgcgtatttttgttagtggtttcagggggggccatgaaataaaaacaagaagtcttagggggggccagataatttataccagtttttgtagggggggccaccaataaaaatcccttgcttcattagaaatcctccggcctccccctggaaattaaaaatgtacactccctaaGAGGCCTTTAGCGGCTCATAGCATGTATAGTGACAATCCTTAGATCACGAGTATACACTATAGATACCAAAAGACCCGCTCGAACAAACGAATTGCCATCTTTTGAGCATGTTCAATAATCCATTCAAGCAGATGACACAAAGACCAGTCTTAAGGCTAAAGCACGAACACAACAGCCTGTCTCGTAAAGAACAATGCCTTGCCAGTACCATTACCTTAGTAGTTGTttccataggggcgtgtaatatttcatagattgttgttttccaggtatacagactaaatataacaaccttttgactatatattcctacctgtaagtagaatatttctactagtatagagattgatacatttgtagcagcaggattcgtacgttattttcctaagaaaacggcaatttaagcaataatacgtgcccctgtggttGTTTCTATGTCAAGGACAGttcttgaaataaaaaaacacccTTTAATTTGTAGCTCAGTGACGACAATCAGAGCCAGAACTTCTAGGCCTGAGAATATTTAAtacaacaataaaacacattacGTTTATggttaaataataaaaaataatgtgttttcGGTAACCCGACCGACACTAGTTGTCAAActtaaacattaaaaaaattaaacatgGTAGTGGTGAGAATTTACTTGTATAGATTAGTGGGgaaattttcttgccaaagtcaTATTGGTCATGACCATTAACTTTATTTGATGAATAAAATTTAATCAATGATCTAAGAGGTATCATAAGTGTTGTGAATTTGATGTGTATCTCAGTCTGTACCATACTTCATAGTAAATGTTGTGATGTGTATCTCAGTCTGTACCATACTTCATAGTAAATGTTGTGATGTGTATCTCAGTCTGTACCATACTTCATAGTAAATGTTGTGATGTGTATCTCAGTCTGTACCATACTTCATACTTGTCATAATCATTCACACTTTGCTTTTGagttattttttgtaaatacagACTCAAATCATCAATGAATATCTTTGATTTTAAAACTTGAAGAGTGACCTTAGATAGGTTAGTGTCTAGTTATCAAGCAAGTGTTTTTGACATAAAAACAAGCACTACGGTACATACGAGTAAGGCATTGGCTTTAGATAGACTGGTTTGTTTGCCTTAGGAATGTTTTTTGTGGTTTGCAATACTGATCAGCAAGTGTGCACAAAAGTTGTTCTTTCGTCCATGAAAGCAAGGACATTTGAGAGAGTCTTTTAGCATATGTGATGCATTGTGTTGGCTATTCTTCCATATAACCATACACCCCAATGGTTTTACAAAATCATGTGTGGTGTATTGTGTTTGTTATACCCCAAATGTTTACAAGGTCATATGTGATATATTGTGTTGGTTATACCCCAATGGTTTACAAGGTCATGGAAGAAACAGCATAGAATGGAGTAAATGGCCTAGCCCTTTTTAGTAACATTCCCTGTTTTCTAACTGGACTAAgcatgtaatgttttttttttaaatatcgatATTTGTTTAATCCCAACACCATCGTCGTCTTCAGCCGTAATCAGTTTTATGCATTTGAATTTGTGTCGCTGGATATGTCTGGTTTTTGAACCCAGCTTCAAACACTGACCTCATCAGGAGTATATGTTATCGCCCTCAGCGACGAAGATTCCTACGACGATTTATTCAGTGTTTGATTAAAGTCATTTACGCAGTTTGCTCGTCCATACCTTATGAACCTATATGCCTTTTTAATGAAATGGTAATCAACACCTTCTCAATGTTTACTCTAAATTTACGACATTATTAAacccatccatccgtccatccatcaatccacacacacactctccACACACAACTTTATGTAGACGTACTTAGTGTTAGTAACGGTTGAAAGGCGGGCTTATATGTTGTATGACTTGTGTTAGGAGGTTCCAATAAGCTACGCTATTGAGATAGACTTCGCCCGAATCAGATTGTCAGGTAAGTTGACacca
This window contains:
- the LOC144448161 gene encoding sulfotransferase 1E1-like encodes the protein MASGSCGWPGFTVDGFFFPEAQYDINAVKGRYIDRWDIRDDDVIIATFTKSGTLWMHAILREMYEDLNWQVPETKKAVRLDQLYEHTDDKSNLYSVHKRAVQTTLHTISSPRLFTCHLPPQLFHTAWKDGTTRCKVICVTRNPKDVCVSFYHHVWSMPSVTHMDLTWDGWVNAFVDGKVTTGPWPDFVLSWQQYGLEDNVLHICYEDMKKDLKTELRKIVEFLGQPRSDGEIERVIANTTFDALKNKTDDNCNGSQG